In Rhinolophus ferrumequinum isolate MPI-CBG mRhiFer1 chromosome 7, mRhiFer1_v1.p, whole genome shotgun sequence, the following proteins share a genomic window:
- the MEPCE gene encoding 7SK snRNA methylphosphate capping enzyme has product MIEMAAEKEPFLVPAPPPPLKEESGGGGGPSVQPHREAASGELRGRTQQGPGPRAQSARAPASGAGTESPGATSTPRGGQSQQQRGGGPQAHGEARLSDPHGRAAPPDVGEERRGGGGTELGPPAPPRPRNGYQPHRPPGGGGGKRRNSCNVGGGGGFKHPAFKRRRRVNSDCDSVLPSNFLLGGNIFDPLNLNSLLDEEVSRALNAETPKSSPLPAKGRDPVEILIPKDITDPLSLNTCTDEAQVVLASPLKTGRKRHRHRGQHHQQQQATTGGNDSHSLLPTAPLTPSLHGEGTTQQQQRHRGQNRDAPQPYELNTAINCRDEVVSPLPSALQGPSGSLSTPPAASVTSAPSSSSSRHRKRRRTSSKSEAGARGGGQGPKEKGRGSGGSRHHVHPLPATGFKKQQRKFQYGNYSKYYGYRNPSCEDGRLRVLKPEWFRGRDVLDLGCNVGHLTLSIACKWGPSRMVGLDIDPRLIHSARQNIRHYLSEELRLPPQPSEGDPGAESEEGTTTVQKRSCFPASLTASRGPIAAPQVPLDGADTSVFPNNVVFVTGNYVPNRDEVVEAQTPEYDVVLCLSLTKWVHLNWGDEGLKRMFRRIYRHLRPGGILVLEPQPWSSYGKRKTLTETIYKNYYRIQLKPEQFSSYLTSPEVGFSSYELVVTPHNTSKGFQRPVYLFHKARSPSH; this is encoded by the exons ATGATCGAGATGGCGGCAGAGAAGGAGCCGTTTCTGGTGCCGGCCCCGCCACCGCCGCTCAAAGAGGAGTCTGGCGGAGGGGGCGGCCCCTCGGTGCAACCGCACCGAGAGGCTGCCTCCGGGGAGCTCCGAGGCAGGACGCAGCAGGGGCCGGGCCCGCGCGCACAGTCAGCCAGGGCCCCAGCTTCTGGGGCCGGCACGGAGAGCCCCGGTGCTACATCCACCCCTCGGGGAGGCCAGTCGCAGCAGCAAAGAGGGGGCGGCCCCCAGGCGCACGGGGAGGCCCGCTTGTCGGATCCCCACGGGCGAGCGGCTCCCCCGGACGTGGGGGAGGAGCGACGGGGAGGGGGCGGAACAGAACTGGgcccccctgccccgccccgaCCCCGTAATGGCTATCAACCCCACCGGCCCCCTGGGGGAGGTGGAGGCAAGAGGAGAAATAGCTGCAATGTAGGAGGTGGTGGAGGCTTCAAACATCCGGCCTTCAAGAGGCGCAGGCGGGTTAATTCGGACTGTGACTCTGTGTTACCCTCCAACTTCCTCCTGGGGGGCAATATCTTTGATCCACTGAACCTGAATAGTCTCCTGGATGAGGAAGTGAGCCGCGCACTCAATGCAGAGACCCCTAAGTCATCCCCACTTCCAGCCAAGGGGCGAGATCCAGTGGAGATTCTCATCCCCAAAGATATTACTGACCCGCTCAGTCTCAACACTTGCACTGATGAGGCCCAAGTAGTTCTTGCTTCACCACTCAAGACTGGTCGGAAACGGCATAGACACCGGGGacagcaccaccagcagcagcaggcaACAACTGGAGGGAACGATAGCCACTCCTTGCTGCCCAcagcccccctcaccccctcacTCCATGGGGAGGGCaccacacagcagcagcagcggcacaGGGGCCAGAATCGGGATGCCCCCCAGCCCTATGAACTCAACACAGCCATCAACTGCAGGGATGAGGTCGTGTCTCCCCTTCCATCCGCCCTACAGGGTCCCTCAGGCTCCCTTTCAACCCCTCCAGCTGCCTCAGTTACCTCTGCACCCTCGTCTTCCTCCTCACGACATCGAAAACGTCGCAGGACTTCCAGCAAGTCAGAGGCAGGGGCTAGGGGTGGAGGCCAGGGTCCCAAGGAAAAGGGCCGAGGGAGTGGGGGAAGCCGCCACCACGTCCACCCACTACCTGCAACAGGCTTTAAAAAGCAACAGCGCAAGTTCCAGTATGGGAATTATTCCAAGTACTATGGGTACCGCAATCCTTCCTGTGAGGATGGGCGCCTTCGGGTGTTGAAGCCTGAGTGGTTTCGGGGTCGGGACGTCCTAGATCTGGGCTGCAATGTGGGCCATCTGACCCTGAGCATTGCCTGTAAATGGGGCCCATCCCGCATGGTGGGCCTAGATATCGATCCCCGGCTCATCCACTCGGCCCGCCAAAACATCCGACACTACCTGTCTGAGGAGCTGCGACTGCCACCCCAGCCTTCTGAGGGGGACCCAGGGGCAGAGAGTGAAGAAGGGACTACGACAGTCCAAAAGAGAAGCTGCTTCCCAGCCTCACTGACAGCCAGCAGGGGTCCCATCGCTGCACCCCAAGTGCCCTTGGATGGAGCAGACACATCAGTCTTCCCCAACAATGTTGTCTTCGTCACG GGTAATTATGTGCCGAATCGAGATGAGGTGGTGGAGGCCCAAACACCTGAGTATGACGTGGTGCTCTGCCTCAGCCTCACCAAGTGGGTGCATCTGAACTGGGGAGACGAGGGACTGAAGCGCATGTTTCGCCGGATCTACCGGCATCTACGCCCTGGGGGCATTCTGGTCCTGGAACCCCAACCTTGGTCATCCTATGGCAAGAGAAAGACTCTCACG GAAACAATCTACAAGAACTACTACCGAATCCAGCTGAAGCCAGAGCAGTTCAGTTCCTACCTTACATCCCCAGAGGTGGGGTTCTCCAGCTATGAGCTTGTGGTCACACCCCATAACACCTCCAAAG GCTTCCAGCGTCCTGTGTACCTGTTCCACAAGGCCCGTTCCCCCAGCCACTAA
- the PPP1R35 gene encoding protein phosphatase 1 regulatory subunit 35 isoform X1, with product MMGCEESELELVEGEEAMAVPGSPPEPRVPEPGAPVPEPGLDLSLSPSPRSESPKRLNCSPGRRKGRAERRGGARKGRQVRFRLAPPSPVRYELLPAVAAPIEKPAAVQDLGAPAPQSSLALSLELQAARAAAAGQFDATKAVEEQLRKSFQTRCGLEESVAEGLNVPRSRLLFRDLVSLQVPEEQVLNAALKEKLALLPPQVRAPPPKEPPGPGPDMTILCDPETLFYESPYLTLDGLPPLRLQLRSRPSEDTFLMHRILKRWEA from the exons atgatgggctgtgaaGAGTCGGAGCTGGAGTTGGTGGAAGGGGAAGAGGCCATGGCGGTCCCGGGGTCTCCCCCAGAACCCCGCGTCCCGGAGCCCGGAGCCCCAGTGCCCGAACCCGGCCTGGACCTGAGCCTAAGCCCGAGCCCGCGGTCCGAGAGCCCCAAACGGCTGAACTGCAGCCCGGGGCGGCGGAAGGGGCGGGCGGAGCGGCGGGGCGGGGCCCGCAAGGGGCGGCAG GTCCGCTTCCGCCTGGCGCCACCCTCCCCGGTCCGGTATGAACTGCTGCCGGCCGTCGCTGCACCAATCGAGAAGCCCGCAGCTGTGCAGGACCTGGGGGCTCCCGCGCCGCAGAGCAGCCTGGCCCTGAGCCTTGAGTTGCAGGCCGCGCGGGCCGCAGCCGCGGGTCAATTCGATGCCACAAAGGCCGTGGAGGAACAGCTGAGAAAGTCGTTCCAGACCCGCTGCGGCCTGGAGGAGAGCGTGGCTGAGG GGCTGAACGTGCCGCGCAGCAGGCTGCTCTTCCGGGACCTGGTGAGCCTGCAGGTACCCGAGGAACAAGTTCTGAACGCGGCGCTGAAGGAGAAATTGGCGCTTTTGCCGCCGCAGGTCCGAGCCCCGCCCCCAAAG GAGCCACCTGGGCCAGGGCCAGACATGACCATCCTGTGTGACccagaaacattattttatgaaTCTCCATACCTAACCCTGGACGGTCTGCCCCCTCTCCGGCTCCAACTCCGGTCCCGCCCTTCAGAGGATACCTTCCTCATGCATCGGATACTGAAGCGATGGGAAGCTTAG
- the PPP1R35 gene encoding protein phosphatase 1 regulatory subunit 35 isoform X2 — translation MMGCEESELELVEGEEAMAVPGSPPEPRVPEPGAPVPEPGLDLSLSPSPRSESPKRLNCSPGRRKGRAERRGGARKGRQVRFRLAPPSPVRYELLPAVAAPIEKPAAVQDLGAPAPQSSLALSLELQAARAAAAGQFDATKAVEEQLRKSFQTRCGLEESVAEGLNVPRSRLLFRDLVSLQVPEEQVLNAALKEKLALLPPQEPPGPGPDMTILCDPETLFYESPYLTLDGLPPLRLQLRSRPSEDTFLMHRILKRWEA, via the exons atgatgggctgtgaaGAGTCGGAGCTGGAGTTGGTGGAAGGGGAAGAGGCCATGGCGGTCCCGGGGTCTCCCCCAGAACCCCGCGTCCCGGAGCCCGGAGCCCCAGTGCCCGAACCCGGCCTGGACCTGAGCCTAAGCCCGAGCCCGCGGTCCGAGAGCCCCAAACGGCTGAACTGCAGCCCGGGGCGGCGGAAGGGGCGGGCGGAGCGGCGGGGCGGGGCCCGCAAGGGGCGGCAG GTCCGCTTCCGCCTGGCGCCACCCTCCCCGGTCCGGTATGAACTGCTGCCGGCCGTCGCTGCACCAATCGAGAAGCCCGCAGCTGTGCAGGACCTGGGGGCTCCCGCGCCGCAGAGCAGCCTGGCCCTGAGCCTTGAGTTGCAGGCCGCGCGGGCCGCAGCCGCGGGTCAATTCGATGCCACAAAGGCCGTGGAGGAACAGCTGAGAAAGTCGTTCCAGACCCGCTGCGGCCTGGAGGAGAGCGTGGCTGAGG GGCTGAACGTGCCGCGCAGCAGGCTGCTCTTCCGGGACCTGGTGAGCCTGCAGGTACCCGAGGAACAAGTTCTGAACGCGGCGCTGAAGGAGAAATTGGCGCTTTTGCCGCCGCAG GAGCCACCTGGGCCAGGGCCAGACATGACCATCCTGTGTGACccagaaacattattttatgaaTCTCCATACCTAACCCTGGACGGTCTGCCCCCTCTCCGGCTCCAACTCCGGTCCCGCCCTTCAGAGGATACCTTCCTCATGCATCGGATACTGAAGCGATGGGAAGCTTAG